ATAATCAGGGCAGGAGTATGCTGGGTCAGAATTTCACATATGGTATTATAACCACCCATGGAAATAACAAGATCAGCAGCGGCAATGAGTTCTTCCAGTCTGGGGTGAAACGGCAATGTTTTTATACCGTAGCGTCTCGCCCGTTTTTTTAGTCGTTCTCTTATTTTTTTCGGCATGAACGGTCCGGTAATGATGATTGTTTTAAATGGGAGAGAAGCAGGGTAGTAATCGTGCATTGAAATAAAATGTTCCAGTACCTCCGAGCCGTCGCCGCCACCTCCAGTGGTTACAAGGATAAATTTGTCATCATCAAGGATCCTGTGCCGCCTGCGGACCATGGATTTGGTGCCGGAGGGAAGCTGTTTTCTTGGTATATATCCTGTGAACCTGATTTTTTTGTGAAGAGTTTCCGGCATGTCATACATTTCCACCGGATTGTAAATCTTTCTGTCGCCATATACCCATATTTCATCATACAGGCTTTCCAGGTAGGAGTAGACGTTTTTTTCTCTCCAGTCTTTTTTAATTGTTTTTGCATCATCCAGAATGTCTCTCAGACCGAGAATGGATCGAGTTGACAGACCGGAATCTTTCAACCAGCGAAGAGTAGGTAGCACCTCCTTTTTCAGACCGAGGGGCTCTTTGTCAACAATAAAAAGATTTGGACGAAAAGTTTTTGCCGTAGCGAGGATGATATTTGTCCGGATGGAAAGTGCTTGTTCCTGGTCAATTCGAATGGAAAGAGATCTGTACTCATCGTTTGTTTTTTTTATCATTCCTGGGATTCGTACAAAGTCCACTTGCTGGGGAAAAGAAAAACGTCCTGCGATGGGTGATCCGGTGAGAATAAGTATGTTAGTGTTATCATCCCGAAGATGATTTGCTATCGCCATGGTTCTGCGGATATGACCCAACCCGTAGGTGTCATGGGAATACATGAGTATATTAAAAATGGGTGAAATCCGTTTTTTCGCCATGGTGCAAAAAGAGCAAAATTTCAAACTGAATTCAGACTGAATTCAGAAAAAGTATTGGCTTCAGTGAAAAGGAAACTCTTGACTCTTATTCGAAGAGAGTAGACTTGTCAAGGCGTACCGAGGTTTCTTTGTGCTTCCTGCTGGAAGAAGTAGAAAAAACTGATCGCCTGCGAAACTCACTTGGTTTTTGAATATCAGGTAGAGTTTTGCAGGCGATCAGAAAGAAAAACAGTTAGAAACTCATGGTAAGTTGATTGCTGACCATGATAATTGATTCCACATCACTGTAACTGCTTCGTTCAGTGAAAAGGTCGCCTGTATCCATATAGGCAAAATGAATTTCGTAGGACAGGTTATCAAGAAGTTTGTAAATAACACCCAGATTTGCTTCCCAGCTGGCTTCGTTTTCGTAGTTGATTGAGTCCGGAGCCCAGAGATTTCTGGTTAATCCAAAGGCACCATGAAGGGCAAGTTTACCCGTGGCGTTTATCTGTGCCGCAACAGCAATACCCCGGCTGTTTGCTGTATGGGGATTGGTTTCTACCCAGGAAACAGATCCCTCGTATTCGCTGTTCAGTATGTCCGCGGCAGTGCTTGTTATTAATAAAGGCTTGAAGTTCCTGGAAGAAGTGTTGGTGTTCAGTCCCTGAAGATCAAAAATTGCACCAAGATTATACGAGGTGACTTTATAAATGCTGTGTGTTCCGGAATCCTGCGCAAAAACGTTTCCGTGAACAAGAACCAGCAGCAAAGTGAGAATCAGGGTAAAATATTTCATTTTCGAAAAGATACTATCCAGACTTTTTGAAGAATAGTTTCAGGGAATTCCTCAGTTTATACAAAACGTCGAATGGTACAAAAATCTGTACTTAAATTCTAGCCTTGTATTCGAAAAAGTCAAGGGGAAAGTGTGTGCTAGAGGTTTTTTGCGGGAGGAAAGAAAAGCTGCTGAAACAGCAAGTTTTCTTGCTACTGAAACTGTTATACGATATAGATAGTGTCTGTTCGTAGATGGCGTTTTTGCCCGATTTCTGCGTCGCTATGAAAAACAAAAATGCTAACATATGCCTGATATGCTGCGCTTTTTTAAATCTATCGGTAGAGTTCTCTCTAGTCAAAGTGTTTTTTAAAGCAGGTTACATCAGGTGAACACTCACGGATTCAGGCTTTTTATTGATTTCCCGGTTGTCGGGGTTAAGGAGATTGTATGAGATACATAACTGTTCCGGTTATTATACTGGTTGCCTGTTTATGCCTGTCAGGTCCACTGTATGCAAAAAATGAGAGTGCTGCAAAAAAAATAATTTTTTCCGGATTCG
The DNA window shown above is from Desulfomarina profundi and carries:
- a CDS encoding glycosyltransferase family protein translates to MAKKRISPIFNILMYSHDTYGLGHIRRTMAIANHLRDDNTNILILTGSPIAGRFSFPQQVDFVRIPGMIKKTNDEYRSLSIRIDQEQALSIRTNIILATAKTFRPNLFIVDKEPLGLKKEVLPTLRWLKDSGLSTRSILGLRDILDDAKTIKKDWREKNVYSYLESLYDEIWVYGDRKIYNPVEMYDMPETLHKKIRFTGYIPRKQLPSGTKSMVRRRHRILDDDKFILVTTGGGGDGSEVLEHFISMHDYYPASLPFKTIIITGPFMPKKIRERLKKRARRYGIKTLPFHPRLEELIAAADLVISMGGYNTICEILTQHTPALIIPRQTPRKEQLIRAQRLRKQGLLDYIPWTEVTPQILRNKIMTLCNNREKYVNTIQSFKLSGLDSMMKRLKYFKKEHQVNGGQPHEHRNTTP